Genomic window (candidate division KSB1 bacterium):
GGGATGCCCTGCGCAGCCGCTGCCTGCCGCTCCTGGTCGGTCTCGTAGTAGTCGGCGCCCATGATGATTGATCCGTAGATGCGCGTGCCGGAGCGCACGATGGAGCGGATGCCGAGAATGGAGTCCTTGATCTCGCATTGCTCCACGATGGAGCCGTCGGCGAGGATGGTGCGCTCGATGAGGCTGGAGGTGATTTTCGCCCCGGGCAGATAGCGTGGGCGCGTGAAGATGGGGGCGCGCTGGGTGTAGAAGTTGAACTTGGGCACCGGGCGGGTCAGGTCAATCATCGCCTCGTAGAAGGAGCTGATGGTACCGATGTCCTCCCAATAACCATCGAAAAGGTAGGCGTAGACTCTGCGTGTCTTGATGGCATAGGGGATGATCCCCTTGCCAAAGTCTTCCTCCCTGCTTTCGTTGAGGATGTCGAAGAGGGTCTGGCGTTCAAACACGTAGATGCCCATGGAGGCAATCAGTTCGCGGCCGTTGCTTTGCACACCAAAGTTGCGCAGTACCTCGGCTAGCACACGCAGCGACTCCACCTCTGCCGGGTCATTGGGTTTCTCGACAAACTTGATGATGCGGCCGCGGGTGTTCGTCTTGAGAATGCCGTAGCGGTGAGCCACCTCGCGGGAGACGGGAATGGCGCTGACGGTGACCTCCGCCTTGCTGCGCACGTGCCAGTCGATGAGCTTGCGGAAGTCCATGGAGTAAAGGTGGTCGCCAGCCAAAATCAGGAAGCGCTCGTTGCTGGGTGCGTCGAAGTATTGCAGGTTGCGGCGCACCGCGTCGGCAGTGCCCTGGTACCAGGCGGCGCTTTCCGGCGTCTGTTGCGCCGCTAAGATCTGCACGAACCCGCCGCGGAAGGGATCGAAGTGGTAGGTGGCTGCCACGTGCTGATTG
Coding sequences:
- a CDS encoding glucose-1-phosphate adenylyltransferase — translated: MTRNVAAIIMAGGAGERLWPLTAKRAKPAVPIAGKFRLIDIPISNCLHSEVNRIFVLTQYMSRSLNQHVAATYHFDPFRGGFVQILAAQQTPESAAWYQGTADAVRRNLQYFDAPSNERFLILAGDHLYSMDFRKLIDWHVRSKAEVTVSAIPVSREVAHRYGILKTNTRGRIIKFVEKPNDPAEVESLRVLAEVLRNFGVQSNGRELIASMGIYVFERQTLFDILNESREEDFGKGIIPYAIKTRRVYAYLFDGYWEDIGTISSFYEAMIDLTRPVPKFNFYTQRAPIFTRPRYLPGAKITSSLIERTILADGSIVEQCEIKDSILGIRSIVRSGTRIYGSIIMGADYYETDQERQAAAAQGIPEIGIGHNCLIERAIIDKNARIGANVQILNRHREGFVKADNFVIRDGILIVPKNAIILPGTIIG